A genomic stretch from Penaeus vannamei isolate JL-2024 chromosome 6, ASM4276789v1, whole genome shotgun sequence includes:
- the LOC113810691 gene encoding neuropeptide-like protein 30 has translation MKLFQILFVLTLCIVLELALAYPAAEAEAKAEPRRRFGGFGGFGGFGGFGGFGHGGFGHGGFGHGGFGHGGFGHGGFGHGGFGHGFGGHDHVIHHGDHVHVLHHHF, from the exons ATGAAACTG TTTCAGATCCTGTTTGTGTTGACCCTATGCATCGTGCTGGAGTTGGCGTTGGCCTACCCCGCAGCTGAAGCCGAAGCCAAAGCTGAGCCAAGGCGACGTTTCGGAGGTTTCGGAGGTTTCGGAGGTTTCGGAGGTTTCGGAGGATTCGGCCATGGTGGATTCGGTCATGGTGGATTCGGCCATGGAGGATTCGGTCATGGTGGATTCGGCCATGGTGGATTTGGCCATGGCGGATTTGGTCATGGATTCGGTGGCCATGACCATGTTATTCACCACGGCGATCATGTTCACGTCCTCCACCACCATTTTTAA